AATTTTTAATCGATAAATTTTTGTCATCGGGTCAAGTGATACAGGCTCAAAAAGATTTTTATCATAATGTTCAAAAATAAACATTTGAAAATAGGTTGAATGGAGATAAAAATCATCAACTACCAAAAACTTACCATAGCTTGCTAGGTAGATTACATTAAGTCCCTCAGAAGCAAACGATTGTTCATTTGTTTGGAGTTTGTTGTCTTGAACATATCCTACTTGATAAAAAGATTTTATCGGTACTTCTTGTGCCCCTAGTTTAAGGGTGTTTTTTGCTTTGATGATAGATATTCCCTGACCCAAATCGATACTTTCTCCATTATCATGAATTGTATCGGAAGCATAGAAAAAAGGTTGTTGACGATTATCCGGTGCTTTTAAGTCGAGATTACTAAATAATGCTACTGTTGGGAAAATTTCCATCATTCGAAGCGGTAAATAGAGGTAAACATTATGTGCTTTTGTCGGTAGTTTGTACTCAGGCAAGGCAATAGAGGTTAAAAGCTCATCGGGGTCATTATACCCTTCTTTCGTCATCATGTACTCAAAATCGGTCGAAAAAGTTTTATTGTTTTCCGTAAAACCTTTTTCCGTATATTCTGTATAAAGTCGCATCATGTGTGCAGCGGATAGTTGATCTTGAGCAGTTAAAACAAAAGATGCCGGATAGTTGACGTCACCAGAGTGTTTACCTCCATCAACCCATGTTTTGACATCTGCGTAATAACGGATAGGATAGCCAAAATCCCACCATGTCACGACGTAATCTTCTCGAGTGGTTATATCTTTGAGTTTTACTAAAGGAGCAACTTCATTTTTTTGCATAACAGATGGTACTTTATAATCTAGGACATGAAGGATGTTGGGAATAGTTAGTAGAATAGTGAGTATTCCAGCTAAAAGAATTTTGACAAATTTTGATGAAACAAACTGACTGATGACGATAATAACATAACCCATACCAAGTGTAAATAGTGGGACTGCATAAATAGTAAAACGGAGCCCACCCCAAATAGCAAACATCCCTAGCCCAAATAGTGGAAGGGTAAGTAACATAAGTCGATAACGCCAAAGCAGTAAAGCGTACCCCACTAACCCGAGAAAAAAACTGATTACATGACCACTGATACGCTCTGCAAGTGTTTCGAACGGAATATGTCCTGCCTCTCGTACCGTCTCCATAACATTATAAAAATGTAAAGTTGCTACGGAAGTTGTTGTACTTCCGTTGCGTAGGGCATAAGCATCAAAAAGGTTAATAATCGGGGTAAATCCACCTGTTGCCAAGAATACAATAAGTGTTAGTGCGAGAGCTCCGTATTCAAGGTGTTTTATACGACCTTTTTCGAAATGAAAAACAAGAAAAAGAGTTAATGAAAATAACACTTTGAGTAAAATTGCAATTTGTGAAATCCCGATGAGATAAAACGCAATTAGTTTATAGTTGAATTTGTTCGTTCGTTCAAATATCAGTGTATATAAAAGCAGCCCAATACCAAGAGCAGCACTTAATGTATAGCTACTGTTGTACCACCATCCATAAGCAATGACCCCTAGTGTAGGAATCAGCAAATATCGGTTACGCTGAGCTATAAGGGCAAATAGGATTCCCCATACGATAAAAAGAGGGAGCACGATATTGAGCATATCGGTATCATAGTATCCAACCATGGTTCGGTTGTAGTAGCTGTAGGTAATAGAAGCTAAAACTGCACCGATGAACCCGGCACCACTTTGACCAAAAAGACGACTGATTAAAATTATAGGAATAACTATTAACGAACCAAGAACTGCAGGCATATAAAAGATAATAGATTCGAATGAAAAAGGGAGTGCTTTTGCAAAAATAGCTGTCAGAATTGCTGGAGCCATCTCTATTGGGCTTAGATCGTTTGGTTGGTGGGTACCGCTTAGAATATCTCTCGCCCCTTCTGCCCAGTAGTAGCCATCATTGGTATTGATCATAAATTGATCATTCCATATAAAAGGGTCAGTTCCGTGAAATTGGTATACCCATATTAAGCGTATGGATAAACTAAATAGAAAAGCGATAATAATGAGTAAAGTAAGTTGTGCTTTGGTGATAGTATCTGAAAACTTTGGATGTAAATATTGTTTCATTCGGATGTTCCTATATAGGTTATTAACTTTTTTTTCTCTTTTTCATCGAGGTGAAATGGTGGATTTAAATAATTGAGCACATATTTTTGATTACATCTTAACAATCGTCCCCGAAAAAGGATATGCGAAGGCTTATTATATAGTAAAAATAGGTGCATTCCAAAGGCATCAAAGGAAACATTGTGAAGAACATTGTTGGATGCATACAAAATAAAAAGTTCTTCAACGGAAAGTTGACCACGTAAATCGATATCAACAAAATTGTAAAACTCGGGATCGTGCAGTTTCTCTTGTTCTGTACCCGTATGGATAATCTGCATATTACCTTCATGCGCAATCTTGAGTGCGGTTTGTGCTAGGTTGTTGAGATCATTTTTAGTGATGAGAAATCGCGATGATGCAAGGTAATTATTAAAGATAAGATACTTTTTGGAAGGGTCAAGAAAATGACTTAGTGTTTCAAAAGTAGGGATAGAGGGTTTTGAGGAGGTGTTTTTAGGATTAAGTTGCAGTAGTGTTGCCACATGTTCTAAAAAATAATTACAAATAGGTTGATTGATTCTGTTCTCGGTGGTATCAAGAATCAACAGTGTTTTTGAAATTTGTTTTAAAAGAGGGTAAAACTCGATTCTGCTGATGATTAGATCATAATGAGAGGGTTCGAAATGTTTTGGAACTATAACCCCTATACGTTCAAAATAAAAGTTCATTTGAGGAAGAGGGATAATCTCAACCTCTATATGGTTGTCTCGCATGAGTCGAACGAGAGGTTCTATAAAAAAGTGATCTCCTAAATGGAACCGTTTGGGATCGTTAAAATAAAAAAGTACTTTTGAAATGATGGGAGGGGGATTGATAAAATAGACTCCGGATACGACTTTTGATTTAGAAAGAGATAGCTTGGAAAGATACTTTTGGATAAATCGTTTCAATGTTAACATGGTGAGCTCTTTTGTAGAGTTTGAATCATATTTAAAACGGAAGATACACTAATTTGTTTCATGCAAAGATTATTATCACATGTGTATGCACGCCCTTTTATTCCGTGTAATGGGATATAGCATGGGGAACATTCCATTGAGGATACGATTGAAAATTGGTGTTTACCTATGGGATTAGCTGCTTCAGATGGAGTTGGACCGAACAACCCTACTGTCGGTTTATCCATTGCGGCGGATAAATAGAGAAGTGAACTGTCATTACCAAGATAGAGACACGATTTTTGAAGAATTAATGCAGTTTCATCAAACGTAGTTTGATTGACGAGATTAATACAATGTGGTAACTCTTTCATAACCAAAGAGGCCAGATAGGTATCTTCCTCCCCATTTCCCAATAAAACAATCGGCATAGAGAGCTGTTTGAAAAGTTCAATATACGATTGAGTCGGCCAACGGCGATTGGGCATACTGCTATGAATATTTGAGGCACCACTTATATTACAGGCTAAAAATTGTGAAGGGAGTTGATGGGTTATCGTTGCTGTGGGAGAGGGATAATACTCTAACCCTTCCCCCATTTTTAAAGCAGGTTCAAATTTTTGTGCCAATATAAACTCTTGTACTGTTCGATTGATAGTATTGTGGTTATAGGAGATAGAGATGGTTAAAAATCTTGACATGCGGTTGTTAAACCCTATCGTTGTTCTAATTCCCGCTATTTTAGAAAGTATTTGAAAAAGTGGATGAATGTGGAGGATAAGTGCCGCATCATATCTGTCACGTCTCATGATACGAAATAGTCTCCAGATGGTTCGGATATTTTGGAATAACGATTTTGAGGGGAAAGTATGGATGATAGCATGTTCCTTAATGTGGGGATTGTGTTGGGTGATAATCGCACAATTTTCCATGACGAGGTGATGCACTTCATAGTTCAGGCTCGCAAAGTGGCTAAAAAGAGGTGTTGAAGCTAAAACATCTCCTAAGCTAGCAAGTTTAATAATGAGGAGTTTTTTCATAACCATTTTCTCAAGAACCGATAAGTCGAAAAAAGTCGCGTACTCCGCGAAACATTGCATCACGAGTTGCTATTCGACCTTGGATGCTAAAGAGGAGTGTACGAATGAATTTAATACCGATAAAAAAGGTGAGAAAAAAGAAAAAACCTATTTTTTTCTTATGCTTATAGTGATACAAAAGCCGATTTCGTGTCCCATAATAGTATGAAAAAGGGGCAAAATCACCACCGGTTGAACGACCAATTTTGTGATAGATTATACTCTCACGTGCTACAAAATTTTGATAACCGTTTTCACGAAGGGTAGTACAGTAATCGCTATCTTCAACATAAAGAAAGAAACGCTCATCCATAAAGCCAAATTTTTGAATTAGAGTTGTAGGTATCATCATTAAGCAACCGCTAATAAAGGGTGATTCCCGATAAGGGTTTGAAAAGAGATCAGTGGAGTGTATCGCTTCACGGTACCACCCGATTTTTCCTCCTGAAAACCAAATACGATTTGGCTCATCGGCATATCGTATAATCCCTCCGACTATACCGGCTTTTTCTTCATAGTGATAAACATTGAGGAGGGGTTCTATAAACTTTGGTTCGACGATGGTATCGTTATTGAGAAGAAGAACATAATCTGCACTATTATTTAGTGCGTATCGAACTCCCGTTGCATTGCCGCCAGCAAAACCATAATTTTGATTATTGTTGATGATGGTTATTTTATTGGATGATTGTTTGCTATCAGATTCATTAATCAATAAATATCCATAAGATTCTGCCCATAAACAAATCTCATGAAGTGAGTTATCGGTAGAAGCATTATCGATGAGAAGTAACTGAAAGTTTTGGTATCCATTTTTAAGGACGCTTTCTGCACATTCAATAGTGTCATACGAGTTATTGTAGTTTAAAACAATAATCCAAACAATACTATCTGAATTACAAGGCAAGATTAAACGCTTATGTGTCATATTTTTTTAACTTTTTTATGATATTAATCATAATATTTAGCGGAAAGGAAGGAAGAATGGAAATAATGAAAAGTACAAAGATAGAATAATTTTTTAATGCTATTGAAAATATGCTCTTATATGTACTAAAAATTTTATAATTATAATAACCGTCACTTCTTAGTGTTAAAAGATTTTTGAGTTTAAAAAGCTTCGTTTTGTTGTTGTGCTGCTGTATTGCGAATAGTTTGTTTTCAAGTGTGTATTGTGGAGGTAAAGAGAGGATAAAATTGGACCAGCGTACTATCCATATATCAAATGTATAAGGTCTCCAACTTGTTTTTCTGATACCAGGCAATTGTATTTCATGAGTGTAGCATTCTTGTAACCATAAAACAAAAATATTTTTTTGTTTTGCAAGTGTTTCAAAAATAATACCTGTTTGAATAAAGTTTGTATCATAGTATCTATCAAATAATGCTTGTTCTATTATCTTTTTATTGTAAATCAAAGAGGCTATTTGGGTCATGTGCCATCCAAGATTCTTTAGCAGAGCATTTTTATCTCTAATGATCATTTCTGAAACATTAGTGACCCTAGCATTACTATTAACAATAATCATATCGTAGTCTAAATTTAACTGTTTTATGATTTCAATTAAACTTTTAGCAGGAAAAATGGCGGTATCACCTAAAAGCCAAACAAATTTTGTATTTGGATATTTGAGTGCAATTTCAAAATTGAGTTCACCTAAATTGGTTTCATTTTTATAATAATACAGTAGGGAATATTTTTGTTGCCATTTTTCTACTACTTGTTTTGTCGAATCGGTAGAAGCATTATCGGAAATAAATATTTGAATATTGAATTTTCTTACAAGAGGAATATGAATTTCAAGACAATAATCTAAGAAATCAGAACGGTTATAGGTTGGGATGGTAATTGATAAAAATGGATTAGCGATCATAATACAGAATCTCTCTTTCTATATTTTTTAAATATCATTATAACCCAAGGTATTCCCCATAGGTAACTGCTTAAAAATGCAATAAAAAAATACTCAAAAGGTAAATACAGTGCTATGAGCCATGTTGTAGTGGTAATATAAACTCCACTTATAAATGAGGGTATTGCGAGAGGTTCCTCTTTGTGTGCACGTATATATAAAGCCAAGCTATTTATGGTAATTTGCATTAACCAACTTAAAGAAAGTATAGTCAGTGAAAATGGGTTCACAAGTCTATCAGCAAAATGTAGATATTTTCCAAGAAATATGACGGCGATGAAAAGTACGGTTATCACTAACATATAGGTAAGAATGGCTAAACTAAGATGCTTTTTAAATATAAAATCCAGTGTTTCATAATCTTGATGTGCAACTAGTATATTTATTTTAGGTGTAATGATAGTTATCCAAATATTTGAAATACCATATATTGCAGTACAAACAGCAATACTAAGACCAACTTTGCCTGCTTCTACGGCACCGTAATAGTGAAAGGCTATAGGGGTAAAAATAAAAAAGATAAAATACCCACTAGCCCAACTGATAGCGTATTTACCCATAAGTGGCAATAGTTCATATTTCCAGCTATGTGATATCTTAGTACCAAGCCCATGTAGCTGTTTTAACATACGTGCATATCGATAAAAGATAAGCATTGTACCGCTTAGTGTACCGATGCATAGTGAAACGGTTAATGCGTAAAGTCCTGAACCTATCATAAGAAAAATAACAGTAGAGATAATGGTAATAAAAGAGATTAAAAATCGTATTTTTTGAACTTCTCCTACGCTATTGCATCCTTCGATAAACGATAGCAGAATACTATTGATAAAAGCCAATACGGAAGCCATAACATAAATAATCCAGGGTAAACCCCACAATACTGTGGTGTATTTTTGACTGAGTATCACAAATCCTGAGAATAAAATAATTGGGAATGTTAAAAGCCCAATACCCCACGACCACTTCATCGCGAATCGAAGCAAGCTAGCTATTCTTTCTAAATGTAAGTGGTTACCGGATAACGTTTTATCGGATTCAAATTTTAAATGAGCGAATTCATGTGCTGAGAATTGAAGAAGTATGGTTGAGAATCCCATATCTGCAAATACAGCTAATGCTGCAAGACTTGTAAATGTATACCAATAACCTTGAGTTTCAGCATTTAAATATAAAGGAATTAAAGCAAGAAGTGCAAGTCCTGAAAAAAGTCGCCAAGTTTGATTTATAGCTGCATAACGAAAATCAAGATTTAAAACTATTTTGAACATAATACGAAAAGGTTAATATAAAGTTTTTTCATAAGTATTATTACGCATTCTTCTTATTTTGTTCACAATATCGTTTTGCTTGTAGTAACCGTTCTTTATGCTTGGCATCAGCGAGTGCTTCGGGTACGACGTTACGTAGATAATACTCAACATATTTGCAGAGGTTTATAGCTCCTTGTATTCCGGCATCTGCTTTAAACTTTTGGATGGCACTGGAGCGTTCGGAGTCTCGAAAGAGGGCTTCGTTAAATTCAAAGCCGAAATAATTAAGTGCTTCTTTGTATTGATATGTGAGCTTCTCTTTTACCTCATTAAAATAACGGATAAACTCTTCACGGTGGAGATCTTCAAAAGCTTTTAGCGTGTTATAGAGAGTGTCGAGTTCTTGACGATGGGTACCGATATAGTGGATCGTGTCTACTTGTTCTCGACGGACAAATTTTAACTCTTCTGTAAAACTTTTTTCATTATCAGGTGAAATAGTAGGTGTTTGAAGCTCCATAAGATCACGCTTGGAAGTGAGTACTTGTTCTTTGGTTATCAGCATCTGTAATTCTGCTTTTAGGGTGTCAAAGTTTTTTTTCTCAATCATATAATTCTCTTGAGCGGTGAGAAAATCTTTGGTATACACTTTCAGTGCATATTGGGTTCGTTGTTCAAATTCGCTGAACCGTTCATGGAGAAAGCGGATCGTATTGAATTGTTTGACTAACTCTTCTTTGTAGATAGTGGGGTCAATGTCTTTAAACATCCCTGCCGCTGAGTAGATGAACTCCTTAAAAACATCAAATTTAAACCGCTCGTCAAAATCAAATCCGATGGCATTAAAATATTTTTTGACAACTTTGATATCTTCGGCAAAAAAATCAAGGACAATCTGTTTTTGAGATATGGAAATAGGTATCATTATGTTTCTATTCGACCTAAATGTGTTTTTCTTATGATAGCGTATAATGTCGAAAAAAAGGGATGGTATGTGCGGAGTATTTGGTATTATCGGTAACTACTCACCCCATCGCGCACGTGAAGCATTAAAAACGTTACACCATCGCGGTCAAGATCATTGCGGTATTATCGAAGAAGAGGGGTTGTTTTTAGCCCATCACCGCCTCTCGATTACCGATAATCATCCCCGTTCCCATCAACCGATGCGCCATAAACAACTCCTTTTGAGTTTTAACGGGGAGATATATAACCACAAAGCGTTGCGTCACGAGCTTGATTATCCGTGGCAAACCTCCAGTGATGCCGAAGTTGTTTTAGCGGCGTATGAGAGGTGGGGGATAGAAGCAATCCACCGTTTTGAGGGGATGTTTGCGTTCGCGCTGATTGATGGAGAGAAACTTTATTTGGTACGTGATCGATTCGGTAAAAAGCCGATGTTTTACCATCAAAACGGTGAATCATTTAGCTTTGCTTCCGAAATCAAAGCCCTCCGACCGTTTTTGAAAACTCTGCAAATGAATCGTGACGCGATGCGCTCCTATCTCTCATTTCTAGCGCCCACCCCACCCCATACGTTTTATGCGGGGATTGAAAAGCTCCAATCGGGGGAATATCTCTGTTTTGAGAGGGGAAAAATCACCAAAACAACCTATTATGACCTTTCACACACCTCTTCGACTAGCTCCAAAACACTCGAAGAACTGCTTCATGAAAGTATCCACAAACGGCTCGATACTGAGGTCGGGGTAGCGGCACTGCTCTCCGGCGGTATTGATAGCGCAATGATCTGTGCAATCGCCTCTCAACAGGGAAAAAGGCTCCCAACGTTTACCTTGGGATACGATGAATACAGTGGATACGATGAACGGGTAAACGCTAAAGCTACGGCAGAATTTTTAGGGTTAAAAAATACCGAGGTGGTGATTTCACGCACCGATTTTGACTCCTGTTTGGATGAGGTGTTAGATCAAATGGATGAACCGCTCAATGATCCCGCTGCATTACCCCTCTATTTACTGATGAAAAAAATTAGCTCAGATGGGTACAAAGTCGTTCTCAGCGGTGAAGGTTCGGATGAGCTATTTTTAGGGTATCGGCAGTATTTTGAGTATCTCGATATCGAAAAAGCGGCATCACTCCATCACAAAAATTGGCTCAAAAAATATTTTCACAGTAATTTTTCGATGAATCGTGAGTGGGAGTGGTATAAGCGGATTTTTGATGAGACCCTCCTTTTTCGAACATCGGGAGAAAAATTTACCGATTTGCAACAAAATCTCTTATTGCGTGAAAATGTACGTGATAATGAATCGCTCCGATTTTTACAACCCTATCGTGAGAGTTTTGCCCAAAGTGATTTCTCGCACCCATCGCATTGGTATAGTTTTATCGATTTGAAACTTTTTGTCGGGGAACATTTTCTGAGTAAACTCGATTCCGTATCGATGGCACATACGCTCGAAGCTCGAACCCCCTTTTTGGATCATACGTTAGCGGAGCGTGTCTTTGCTAAATCTCCCGAAGAGCGGATCGGAGAGGGTGGAACAAAATATCTACTCAAACAGTTGGGAAAAAAGTATCTAAATGATGAGATTTTAAATCGCCGTAAAAAAGGGTTTGCAAATCCCTATATGGAGTGGCTGATTGCATCAGGACGTCTGGAATTGATACGAGAAGTGAATGAAAAAACGGGGCTATTTTATCCCGAAGAGATTGAAAAATATATAGATTTAGCACGCCGAGGGAAATTTAAACAGCATAGCTGGGGACTCTATGTCCTCAGCCATTGGATAAAGCGGGAGTTGCTATAATCGTTTATTTTGTATTTTTTTCTATTAATAGTGCTAATTCTAATGTTCCGCTGATATAGTTGGCGAAAAAATTCATGATCCCCTCATCCGCATCGGTAAAATCACCGTTGTATTTGTTGAGCATTTGAAGAATACCTATTACCTCTTGTTTAGAGTTTAGGATGGGAATGGCTAAAATATTACGTGTAATAAATCCGCTTTTATCATCGATTTTTGGCGAAAATCGACTGTCTTCATACGGATTGTTCACTACAATTGGCTGTTTAGCTTTGATGGTTTCACCGACGATACCGGTATCCATCCCCAAAACAATTTTACCGATTCCATCACTCAGTTTACTCCATACCATATGGCCTTCGTAATCAACAATAAAAATAGAGCATCGCTCGGCACTGACAATCGCTTTTGCCTCTTCTGCAATCTCAGGAAGGGTATTTTCTATACTCTCTGATTGTGCTAACCGTTTCCCAAAAACGGCGATACGTTGATATGTTTCAATACCCATGTGTTTCCTTTTTAAGTAGTGTTCCTCGGGTGTCATAAGAGATAGCAAGTTCTAAATACGAACTAATATAGTGGGCAAAAAATATCATCGATTTGGCATCGTCGGCACTAAATCCATTAGGTTTGTTAAGCAGTTGAAACACTCCGATGATTTTACGATTGGAGTCAAATATAGGGAGTGACGCAATATTTTTCGTGACAAAACCACTTTTACTATCGATAGTAGATAAAAAATGCTCATCATGATAAGGATCATTAATGAGTAATGGCTTACCTTCTTTAAGGGTGTGCCCGGCAATCCCGTCATATTCATGAATTGTGATGGTTTCTATTCCGTCGGCAAGGGTTGTCCAAAGAGTTTTATTGGTAAAGTTGCGGATAAATATAGAACACCGCTCTGCTCCACTGACGTTTTTGGCATATTCTGAGATAATAGGGAGTCCTTCATGTATGGAAGGGCGACTAAGTAAGGCTCGTCCAAAATCTGCTAATTTAGTGAAAGTTGGATGTGGATCCATAGTGATTTCCTGGAATAATTTTTTCACACATAAAAAAGTATGCTATCACTGCTAAGCTGAAAGTTAACTCAATGATGACAAATTGATGAAAATAAAGGGAAGAAGATTGACGATCATTGTGATTGCGGAATATCTCCGCAATCGGTGAGAGAGGTTGAAATTAAAATTAGAGATCATGCTCTTTTTTGTACTCGATAATCATCGCGTATGCTTCATCTTTGAGAAGTAATTTTTCTTTTTTTAGTTTTTCCAGCTCTAAATCGGTGAGAGGAATAGTCCCTTTTTCAGCTTCGGTGATTTGATCATCAAGCGCATTGTGGCGGTCAAAAATTTTCAAAAAATGGGCATTTGCCGCATTATTTTCTTTCATATGGGTGATAACATCACGATATTCATGTAGCATGGTAGCTCCTTAATAGGTTGGTATGAAATTCTATCATTATTTATTTTAAAATTCGTGGAAGGGTAATCCCCTCTTGTCCTTGATATTTGCCGCTTTTATCTTTATAAGAAGTTTCACACATCTCATCGCCTTGTAAGAAAAGAACCTGAGCAATCCCCTCGTTAGCGTAGATTTTAGCCGGGAGTGGGGTAGTATTTGAAATTTCAATAGTGATATGTCCTTCAAACTCAGGTTCAAACGGAGTGACGTTGACAATGATGCCGCAACGTGCATAGGTTGATTTACCCAGACAAATAGCCAATACATCACGAGGAATTTTAAAATATTCTACTGTCCGTGCCAGAGCAAACGAGTTGGGTGGAACGATACATACATCA
The sequence above is drawn from the Sulfuricurvum sp. genome and encodes:
- a CDS encoding GAF domain-containing protein, with the translated sequence MGIETYQRIAVFGKRLAQSESIENTLPEIAEEAKAIVSAERCSIFIVDYEGHMVWSKLSDGIGKIVLGMDTGIVGETIKAKQPIVVNNPYEDSRFSPKIDDKSGFITRNILAIPILNSKQEVIGILQMLNKYNGDFTDADEGIMNFFANYISGTLELALLIEKNTK
- a CDS encoding glycosyltransferase family 2 protein — translated: MTHKRLILPCNSDSIVWIIVLNYNNSYDTIECAESVLKNGYQNFQLLLIDNASTDNSLHEICLWAESYGYLLINESDSKQSSNKITIINNNQNYGFAGGNATGVRYALNNSADYVLLLNNDTIVEPKFIEPLLNVYHYEEKAGIVGGIIRYADEPNRIWFSGGKIGWYREAIHSTDLFSNPYRESPFISGCLMMIPTTLIQKFGFMDERFFLYVEDSDYCTTLRENGYQNFVARESIIYHKIGRSTGGDFAPFSYYYGTRNRLLYHYKHKKKIGFFFFLTFFIGIKFIRTLLFSIQGRIATRDAMFRGVRDFFRLIGS
- a CDS encoding DUF465 domain-containing protein, with the translated sequence MLHEYRDVITHMKENNAANAHFLKIFDRHNALDDQITEAEKGTIPLTDLELEKLKKEKLLLKDEAYAMIIEYKKEHDL
- a CDS encoding glycosyltransferase family 9 protein — translated: MKKLLIIKLASLGDVLASTPLFSHFASLNYEVHHLVMENCAIITQHNPHIKEHAIIHTFPSKSLFQNIRTIWRLFRIMRRDRYDAALILHIHPLFQILSKIAGIRTTIGFNNRMSRFLTISISYNHNTINRTVQEFILAQKFEPALKMGEGLEYYPSPTATITHQLPSQFLACNISGASNIHSSMPNRRWPTQSYIELFKQLSMPIVLLGNGEEDTYLASLVMKELPHCINLVNQTTFDETALILQKSCLYLGNDSSLLYLSAAMDKPTVGLFGPTPSEAANPIGKHQFSIVSSMECSPCYIPLHGIKGRAYTCDNNLCMKQISVSSVLNMIQTLQKSSPC
- the dcd gene encoding dCTP deaminase, with translation MGLKSDGWIRKMALEEGMISPFCEDQVGVGVVSYGLSSYGYDIRVTNEFKIFTNLNSTVVDPKLFDDANVVDFVGDVCIVPPNSFALARTVEYFKIPRDVLAICLGKSTYARCGIIVNVTPFEPEFEGHITIEISNTTPLPAKIYANEGIAQVLFLQGDEMCETSYKDKSGKYQGQEGITLPRILK
- a CDS encoding STT3 domain-containing protein; the encoded protein is MKQYLHPKFSDTITKAQLTLLIIIAFLFSLSIRLIWVYQFHGTDPFIWNDQFMINTNDGYYWAEGARDILSGTHQPNDLSPIEMAPAILTAIFAKALPFSFESIIFYMPAVLGSLIVIPIILISRLFGQSGAGFIGAVLASITYSYYNRTMVGYYDTDMLNIVLPLFIVWGILFALIAQRNRYLLIPTLGVIAYGWWYNSSYTLSAALGIGLLLYTLIFERTNKFNYKLIAFYLIGISQIAILLKVLFSLTLFLVFHFEKGRIKHLEYGALALTLIVFLATGGFTPIINLFDAYALRNGSTTTSVATLHFYNVMETVREAGHIPFETLAERISGHVISFFLGLVGYALLLWRYRLMLLTLPLFGLGMFAIWGGLRFTIYAVPLFTLGMGYVIIVISQFVSSKFVKILLAGILTILLTIPNILHVLDYKVPSVMQKNEVAPLVKLKDITTREDYVVTWWDFGYPIRYYADVKTWVDGGKHSGDVNYPASFVLTAQDQLSAAHMMRLYTEYTEKGFTENNKTFSTDFEYMMTKEGYNDPDELLTSIALPEYKLPTKAHNVYLYLPLRMMEIFPTVALFSNLDLKAPDNRQQPFFYASDTIHDNGESIDLGQGISIIKAKNTLKLGAQEVPIKSFYQVGYVQDNKLQTNEQSFASEGLNVIYLASYGKFLVVDDFYLHSTYFQMFIFEHYDKNLFEPVSLDPMTKIYRLKI
- a CDS encoding glycosyltransferase family 2 protein — translated: MIANPFLSITIPTYNRSDFLDYCLEIHIPLVRKFNIQIFISDNASTDSTKQVVEKWQQKYSLLYYYKNETNLGELNFEIALKYPNTKFVWLLGDTAIFPAKSLIEIIKQLNLDYDMIIVNSNARVTNVSEMIIRDKNALLKNLGWHMTQIASLIYNKKIIEQALFDRYYDTNFIQTGIIFETLAKQKNIFVLWLQECYTHEIQLPGIRKTSWRPYTFDIWIVRWSNFILSLPPQYTLENKLFAIQQHNNKTKLFKLKNLLTLRSDGYYNYKIFSTYKSIFSIALKNYSIFVLFIISILPSFPLNIMINIIKKLKKYDT
- a CDS encoding GAF domain-containing protein, which encodes MDPHPTFTKLADFGRALLSRPSIHEGLPIISEYAKNVSGAERCSIFIRNFTNKTLWTTLADGIETITIHEYDGIAGHTLKEGKPLLINDPYHDEHFLSTIDSKSGFVTKNIASLPIFDSNRKIIGVFQLLNKPNGFSADDAKSMIFFAHYISSYLELAISYDTRGTLLKKETHGY
- the asnB gene encoding asparagine synthase (glutamine-hydrolyzing), whose translation is MSKKRDGMCGVFGIIGNYSPHRAREALKTLHHRGQDHCGIIEEEGLFLAHHRLSITDNHPRSHQPMRHKQLLLSFNGEIYNHKALRHELDYPWQTSSDAEVVLAAYERWGIEAIHRFEGMFAFALIDGEKLYLVRDRFGKKPMFYHQNGESFSFASEIKALRPFLKTLQMNRDAMRSYLSFLAPTPPHTFYAGIEKLQSGEYLCFERGKITKTTYYDLSHTSSTSSKTLEELLHESIHKRLDTEVGVAALLSGGIDSAMICAIASQQGKRLPTFTLGYDEYSGYDERVNAKATAEFLGLKNTEVVISRTDFDSCLDEVLDQMDEPLNDPAALPLYLLMKKISSDGYKVVLSGEGSDELFLGYRQYFEYLDIEKAASLHHKNWLKKYFHSNFSMNREWEWYKRIFDETLLFRTSGEKFTDLQQNLLLRENVRDNESLRFLQPYRESFAQSDFSHPSHWYSFIDLKLFVGEHFLSKLDSVSMAHTLEARTPFLDHTLAERVFAKSPEERIGEGGTKYLLKQLGKKYLNDEILNRRKKGFANPYMEWLIASGRLELIREVNEKTGLFYPEEIEKYIDLARRGKFKQHSWGLYVLSHWIKRELL